In the genome of Bacillus sp. S3, one region contains:
- a CDS encoding ribonucleotide-diphosphate reductase subunit beta: MDIHAPLAKIKLLNPEFPNKSTGIINGQSSGLLNWNDIAYPQMYDLYQTLLGNFWKAQEINMQDDIKQWDMLSDGEKDVFLRINTQLASLDSLQTPTMTQVMDYVTDSSFKSIFAVIAQQEAVHTESYSYILSSLVPLSEQNARFNQAKSDPIVQKRNQLILDAYECFRENPTPQHLFQLAVNSINLEGIYFYAGFAFFYHLARQQKMLKTSTMISYIQRDEMQHAYFIAQFIRILLTEHPELNHQGNIEFVYQTIEQAVQLEKEWAGYILRDITGIDLDEYDGYTEYLANKRFRQLGLANLYEDRSNPMPWIHVFSDEMMNGTKSDFFEQKSRTYAKVSQSNGFDEL, encoded by the coding sequence ATGGATATTCATGCCCCATTGGCAAAAATAAAACTATTAAACCCAGAGTTTCCTAATAAATCTACCGGGATCATTAACGGCCAGTCTTCCGGCCTGTTGAACTGGAATGATATCGCCTACCCGCAGATGTACGATTTGTATCAGACCTTATTGGGGAATTTCTGGAAGGCGCAGGAAATTAATATGCAGGATGATATTAAACAGTGGGACATGCTCAGCGACGGTGAGAAGGATGTTTTCTTGCGGATCAATACCCAGCTGGCCTCGCTCGATAGCCTGCAGACACCGACAATGACGCAGGTAATGGACTATGTGACCGATTCCAGTTTCAAGTCAATCTTTGCCGTCATCGCCCAGCAGGAAGCGGTTCATACTGAATCTTATTCATATATTTTGAGTTCACTTGTCCCGTTAAGCGAGCAGAATGCCCGGTTCAATCAGGCAAAAAGCGACCCCATCGTCCAAAAACGGAACCAGCTGATTTTAGATGCCTATGAATGCTTTCGTGAGAATCCGACGCCGCAGCATTTATTTCAATTAGCTGTGAACTCGATCAATCTTGAGGGAATTTATTTTTATGCAGGATTTGCATTCTTCTATCACCTGGCCCGCCAGCAAAAAATGCTCAAAACGAGCACGATGATCAGCTATATCCAACGCGATGAAATGCAGCACGCTTATTTTATCGCCCAGTTTATTCGGATTCTGTTAACCGAACATCCCGAATTGAATCATCAGGGAAATATAGAGTTTGTTTATCAAACGATTGAACAAGCCGTCCAGTTGGAAAAGGAATGGGCCGGCTACATCCTTAGAGATATTACAGGAATTGATTTGGACGAGTACGATGGCTACACGGAATACCTGGCCAATAAACGCTTTCGCCAGTTGGGCTTAGCAAATCTATATGAGGACCGCAGCAATCCGATGCCATGGATCCATGTGTTCAGTGATGAAATGATGAACGGCACGAAATCCGACTTCTTTGAACAAAAGTCGCGGACCTATGCGAAGGTGTCGCAATCGAATGGTTTCGACGAACTATGA
- a CDS encoding ribonucleoside-diphosphate reductase subunit alpha has product MITKANDEIQLVLETIKQASETYQLDTAILEKQIKELYVAEAGRQALLYAVNQIAMDQPDWTFVAARLYLNELYQKASINRGYDLSIKYGDFYLLIKELTEIGIYSSNLLTSFTKDEIEELAKEIEPERDTLFTYIGLFLLADRYLAQDHERNVYELPQERFMIIAMTLMQNESPAANRLTLVKEAYWALSHLYMTVATPTLANAGKSFGQLSSCFIDTVDDSLDGIYLNNWDIARLSKDGGGIGLYYGKVRALGSDIKKFKGNSSGIVPWIKLVNDTAVSVDQLGQRQGAIAVYLDVFHKDIMNGFLDLKTNNGDERRKAHDIFTGVTIPDLFMKKLQETDENGRSIGEWHTFCPHQVKQIMGWKDANGNPLGLEDFYDEIDQPYFSKKYQEAVHHPLLPRKTYRAMDIMARIMVSQLETGTPYMFYRDEVNRQNPNKHLAGAGRTSIYCSNLCTEIAQNMSATTIVNEYLDEDENIIIIRKPGDFVVCNLSSINLAKAVPAGVLERLIRIQVRMLDNVIDLNTISVGQAQVTNQKFRAIGLGTFGWHHLLALKSIHWESAAAVDLADQLYEDIAYYTIRTSKELANEKGAYREFQGSEWQTGNYFKRKNYRSDRWLDLAAEIVEHGIRNGWLMAVAPNSSTAKIGGSTDGIDPIYSVEYAEEKKNFKFKVTAPDLTHHTYPYYRRARHELDQVWSIKQNAARQRHIDQGISFNLYVRHDIKAKDLLNLHMEAWKHGLKTTYYVRSTSQAEIAECEACQS; this is encoded by the coding sequence ATGATCACGAAAGCTAACGATGAAATTCAATTGGTATTAGAGACAATCAAACAAGCTTCGGAAACATACCAGCTGGATACTGCAATACTTGAAAAACAGATAAAAGAATTATACGTGGCTGAGGCTGGCCGGCAAGCGCTCCTCTATGCCGTTAACCAAATTGCGATGGATCAGCCTGATTGGACTTTTGTTGCAGCAAGGCTGTATCTGAATGAACTGTATCAAAAGGCATCTATAAACCGCGGCTATGACCTCTCCATAAAGTACGGAGATTTTTACCTCCTTATAAAAGAATTAACCGAAATCGGGATTTACTCTAGCAATCTACTTACTTCCTTTACGAAAGACGAAATCGAAGAACTAGCAAAGGAAATCGAGCCCGAGCGAGATACTCTATTTACATATATCGGATTATTTTTACTAGCGGACCGCTATCTCGCGCAAGATCATGAGCGAAATGTCTATGAACTGCCGCAAGAGCGATTCATGATTATAGCCATGACGCTTATGCAGAATGAGAGCCCTGCTGCAAATCGCCTCACCCTTGTTAAAGAGGCTTATTGGGCACTAAGTCATCTTTACATGACCGTTGCCACACCGACACTCGCGAATGCCGGAAAGAGCTTCGGCCAGCTTTCCTCTTGCTTTATCGATACTGTCGACGATTCACTTGACGGTATTTATTTAAATAATTGGGACATCGCACGGCTAAGTAAAGATGGCGGCGGGATTGGACTTTATTATGGAAAAGTCCGTGCCCTCGGCTCCGATATTAAAAAATTCAAGGGCAACTCTTCGGGAATTGTGCCGTGGATTAAGCTGGTCAATGATACAGCCGTCAGCGTTGACCAATTAGGACAGCGTCAAGGGGCGATTGCCGTCTACTTAGATGTGTTCCATAAAGATATCATGAACGGCTTTCTCGATTTGAAAACCAACAATGGCGACGAACGTCGAAAAGCCCATGATATTTTTACTGGTGTGACCATTCCCGATTTGTTTATGAAAAAGTTGCAAGAAACCGATGAGAATGGCAGAAGCATCGGGGAGTGGCATACGTTTTGCCCCCATCAAGTAAAGCAAATTATGGGCTGGAAGGATGCAAACGGAAATCCACTTGGACTCGAGGATTTTTATGATGAAATTGATCAGCCTTATTTTTCAAAAAAATATCAAGAAGCCGTCCACCATCCGCTGCTGCCAAGGAAAACGTACCGGGCAATGGATATCATGGCGCGGATCATGGTGTCACAGTTGGAAACAGGCACCCCTTACATGTTCTATCGTGACGAGGTGAACAGGCAAAATCCGAATAAGCATCTGGCTGGAGCGGGGCGTACCTCGATTTATTGCAGCAACTTATGCACGGAAATTGCGCAAAATATGTCGGCGACCACGATTGTCAATGAATATCTGGATGAGGACGAAAACATCATCATCATTCGCAAACCTGGTGATTTCGTGGTTTGTAACTTATCCTCTATTAATCTTGCAAAAGCGGTGCCGGCTGGGGTGCTGGAGCGATTAATCCGGATTCAAGTCAGAATGTTAGATAATGTGATCGATTTAAATACCATTTCTGTTGGACAGGCTCAGGTCACCAATCAAAAGTTTCGCGCGATTGGACTGGGAACGTTTGGCTGGCATCATCTGCTGGCACTTAAAAGCATTCACTGGGAATCAGCAGCAGCGGTGGATTTAGCCGACCAACTTTACGAGGACATTGCTTACTATACCATTCGTACCTCTAAAGAATTGGCCAACGAAAAAGGAGCGTATCGTGAGTTTCAAGGATCTGAGTGGCAAACGGGCAATTATTTCAAGCGTAAAAATTACCGCTCTGATCGATGGCTGGATCTAGCGGCGGAGATCGTGGAACATGGTATCCGTAACGGCTGGTTAATGGCGGTTGCGCCCAACTCGTCAACAGCGAAAATTGGCGGCTCAACGGATGGGATTGATCCGATCTATTCCGTCGAATATGCGGAGGAAAAGAAAAATTTCAAATTTAAGGTCACAGCGCCGGATTTAACGCATCATACCTATCCCTATTACCGCCGGGCACGACATGAATTGGATCAGGTTTGGAGTATTAAGCAAAACGCAGCCCGCCAGCGCCATATTGATCAAGGGATTAGCTTTAACCTATACGTCCGACATGATATTAAGGCGAAGGATTTGTTGAACCTCCATATGGAAGCATGGAAGCACGGACTAAAAACGACGTACTACGTCAGAAGTACATCTCAGGCAGAAATAGCCGAATGTGAAGCGTGCCAAAGCTAG
- a CDS encoding OsmC family protein, which yields MDFTINWKGKMAFGGITPSGHEFILDADPQVGGENGGPRPTELLLQAVTGCTGMDIISILHKMRIEPTSFQMDVTGERAEEHPKRFTAITIHYAFDGDLPEDKVIRAIQLSKDTYCSVSHSLNAEISVSYSINGVKGEKSI from the coding sequence ATGGATTTTACAATTAACTGGAAAGGGAAAATGGCATTTGGGGGAATCACTCCTTCCGGACATGAATTTATATTGGATGCGGATCCACAAGTCGGCGGAGAGAACGGTGGTCCAAGACCTACGGAACTACTTTTGCAGGCCGTTACGGGCTGCACAGGAATGGATATTATTTCGATTTTGCATAAAATGCGTATTGAGCCCACTTCTTTCCAAATGGACGTTACAGGCGAACGAGCGGAGGAACATCCGAAGCGGTTCACTGCGATTACCATTCATTATGCGTTTGATGGAGACTTGCCGGAAGACAAGGTCATCCGGGCGATTCAACTATCAAAAGACACATATTGTTCCGTTTCCCATTCCTTAAATGCGGAAATAAGCGTAAGCTACTCCATCAATGGCGTGAAAGGTGAAAAAAGCATATAA
- a CDS encoding FMN-dependent NADH-azoreductase has translation MNILVVKANNRPASEAVSSKMYETFMENLEGVNVTTYDVFAEDMPYFGQDLFNAFGKMQSGEELTDIEQRIVAAKQKAMDALSAADVVVFAFPLWNLTIPAKLQTFIDYVYAAGFTFKYNENGQLVSLMTDKKAVILNARGGIYSTPEAAPMEMAATYIKNVVGGVFGMQIVDEVIIEGHNAAPDQAQEIIAEGLAKVAEVAKSFSAVTA, from the coding sequence ATGAATATTTTAGTTGTAAAAGCAAATAACCGCCCAGCTTCAGAAGCTGTATCTAGTAAAATGTATGAAACATTTATGGAAAACTTAGAAGGCGTAAACGTCACAACTTACGATGTTTTTGCAGAAGATATGCCATACTTTGGCCAAGATTTATTCAACGCATTTGGTAAAATGCAATCAGGTGAAGAGTTGACAGACATTGAACAACGGATTGTAGCGGCAAAACAAAAAGCAATGGATGCATTATCAGCAGCTGACGTTGTTGTATTCGCGTTCCCATTATGGAACTTAACAATCCCTGCTAAATTACAAACGTTCATCGACTATGTGTACGCAGCAGGTTTTACCTTCAAATATAACGAAAATGGCCAGCTAGTCAGCCTAATGACGGACAAAAAAGCGGTCATTCTAAACGCGCGAGGCGGCATTTACTCCACTCCAGAAGCAGCACCAATGGAAATGGCGGCTACCTATATTAAAAATGTTGTTGGCGGCGTATTCGGTATGCAAATCGTTGATGAAGTCATTATTGAAGGACACAATGCTGCACCAGACCAAGCGCAAGAAATTATTGCAGAAGGATTAGCAAAAGTGGCAGAAGTCGCAAAAAGCTTTTCAGCAGTAACGGCATAA
- a CDS encoding LysM peptidoglycan-binding domain-containing protein: MYIKRKERLAELRKKKIKARNQKLAAAAIVGTIAALVFMNTNVAACSTVYTVKKKDTLYSLSKKYQVTEKQLMRANGLTSDKIYIGQQLLVPDYIKKGYSKGPGSQYTVQKGDTIYSLAKKFSVSMDELKKVNHLQTEKIYVGQTITLPFEIQANNINPVYEVVPGDTLWGIAKRFGVKADELKKANKLRHDMVLIGQQLTIPGKATYTKAIVVGAADNFTVEFKHKDESFVLTVPYGSGPDYEKIAGQKVTIIHKNKAVVSVLKSK; encoded by the coding sequence TTGTATATAAAGAGAAAAGAAAGATTAGCAGAACTGCGTAAGAAAAAGATAAAAGCGCGTAATCAAAAGCTGGCAGCAGCAGCCATTGTTGGAACTATTGCAGCACTTGTATTTATGAATACCAATGTTGCAGCATGCAGCACGGTATACACTGTAAAAAAGAAGGATACTCTTTACAGCCTATCTAAAAAGTATCAAGTCACTGAAAAGCAGCTAATGAGGGCTAATGGGTTAACGTCCGATAAAATCTATATTGGACAACAACTTTTGGTACCTGATTATATAAAAAAAGGGTATTCAAAAGGGCCCGGCAGTCAATATACTGTCCAAAAAGGGGATACCATTTACTCCCTTGCTAAAAAATTCTCTGTCAGTATGGATGAATTAAAAAAGGTCAATCATCTGCAAACAGAGAAAATTTATGTTGGTCAAACAATAACTCTTCCTTTTGAAATTCAAGCAAATAACATCAATCCAGTTTATGAAGTGGTTCCCGGGGACACTTTATGGGGAATTGCTAAACGCTTTGGAGTAAAGGCAGACGAACTGAAAAAAGCAAATAAGCTCCGCCATGACATGGTTCTAATTGGACAACAGCTGACGATTCCAGGCAAAGCTACCTATACAAAAGCAATAGTCGTAGGAGCCGCTGATAATTTCACTGTTGAATTTAAGCATAAGGATGAATCATTCGTCTTAACGGTTCCTTACGGTTCAGGTCCAGATTATGAAAAAATAGCGGGGCAAAAGGTAACAATTATCCATAAAAATAAAGCCGTCGTTTCGGTATTAAAATCTAAATAA
- a CDS encoding ATP-binding protein has protein sequence MNLEVEVILYQVVAVLLPISVYHIFFNEKDSERRKPHSKLSFILILILVLAMSFPEKFSEGYVYDFRIVPFIIAFVYGGTGPGLLTAAVLLGYRYFIGGEGFYVVLINYLLTCAVFIWMRNRYEFFKKKHKLMFISLVFWVNTLIVMLTLFSKNQIEQIPFMFMFYFITWVCLLMVVFIMENVNQQQQMREKLQRDERLNVISQLAASVAHEVRNPLTSVRGFLQLIRDDEDLKSAQKHYIDIALTELKHAQSIINDYLSLAKPNTEGLTTVNISEEVRKTVALMTSFSNIQNISIQMQIQASLYIKGNKSEIKQVLVNIMKNGIEAMETGGMLHVLTYEKDGEIIIQIIDSGKGMTNSQLAKLGTPFYTTKEKGTGIGLTISFQYIQAMKGTITVESQLGKGTTFTIRFPCL, from the coding sequence ATGAATTTAGAAGTGGAAGTCATTTTATATCAAGTCGTCGCTGTACTCTTGCCAATCTCCGTATATCATATTTTTTTTAATGAAAAAGACAGCGAGCGAAGGAAGCCTCATTCGAAACTTTCCTTCATTTTGATCCTCATCCTAGTTCTTGCCATGTCATTCCCGGAGAAGTTTTCTGAGGGGTATGTGTATGATTTTAGAATAGTGCCTTTTATCATTGCCTTTGTTTATGGAGGAACCGGGCCAGGCTTACTAACTGCGGCAGTTCTGTTAGGGTACCGCTATTTCATTGGCGGAGAAGGCTTTTATGTCGTTTTAATCAATTATCTACTCACATGTGCGGTATTTATTTGGATGCGGAATCGATATGAATTTTTCAAAAAGAAACATAAACTGATGTTTATTAGTTTGGTGTTTTGGGTTAACACATTGATTGTGATGTTGACCCTTTTTAGTAAAAATCAAATAGAGCAAATTCCTTTTATGTTTATGTTTTATTTTATTACCTGGGTTTGCTTATTAATGGTTGTCTTTATTATGGAAAATGTCAATCAGCAGCAACAAATGCGGGAAAAATTACAAAGGGATGAAAGGTTAAATGTGATTAGTCAGCTGGCTGCTTCTGTTGCCCATGAAGTAAGAAATCCATTAACATCCGTTCGCGGCTTTTTACAGTTAATTCGGGATGATGAAGATTTAAAAAGTGCGCAGAAACATTATATTGATATTGCGCTTACGGAGCTCAAACATGCACAATCGATTATTAATGATTACCTATCCCTAGCGAAACCAAATACGGAGGGCTTGACGACTGTTAATATTTCGGAGGAGGTTAGAAAGACGGTCGCACTGATGACCTCTTTTTCCAATATCCAGAATATTTCCATTCAAATGCAAATACAGGCTTCTCTGTATATAAAAGGAAATAAAAGCGAAATAAAGCAGGTGCTGGTCAATATCATGAAAAATGGCATTGAAGCCATGGAGACAGGCGGCATGCTGCATGTTCTTACGTATGAGAAGGATGGGGAAATTATCATCCAAATCATTGACAGCGGCAAAGGAATGACGAATAGCCAGCTGGCGAAACTGGGAACACCTTTTTATACGACGAAGGAAAAAGGAACCGGTATCGGCCTAACTATCTCGTTTCAATATATTCAAGCCATGAAAGGAACAATTACAGTAGAAAGCCAGCTGGGGAAGGGGACTACGTTCACCATTCGCTTCCCTTGCCTGTAA
- the guaD gene encoding guanine deaminase, which yields MKHTHIFQGTAFSSESPKEVQILKDHLFFINADGMIEKIVAPEDTDYQALLDDYSGDEHFHRLADGQYFLPGFVDLHIHAPQWAQAGTALDIPLYDWLNTYTFPIESKFSDLAFAKKVYHDVVSTLIANGTTTALYFATVHKEASLVLAEICAEKGQRGLIGKVVMDNPDQTPDYYRDADTQTALADTEEFIVAVKELAKRTKQGVFPVVTPRFIPSCTDEALKGLGELAAKYDTYVQSHCSESDWEHGYVQERFQKNDAFALHDFGLLREKSVMAHCNFLNDHDAALFAETGTAVCHCPISNAYFANSVIPIARLQEKGVEIGLGSDISGGFSPSLFDNVRQAVISSRMLEDGVNTSLPAEKRGVPNSRITLNEAFYFATAGGGESVSLPIGRIAENYAWDVQIIDTSVPTARLPLYNPMENLHDVFQKIMYLARPENIREVWVQGEKVHSRI from the coding sequence ATGAAACATACGCATATTTTCCAGGGAACTGCTTTTTCTAGCGAATCACCAAAAGAGGTACAGATTCTAAAGGATCATCTTTTCTTTATCAATGCCGATGGGATGATTGAAAAAATTGTCGCTCCTGAAGATACCGATTATCAAGCATTACTGGATGACTATTCAGGAGATGAACATTTCCATCGATTAGCTGATGGCCAGTATTTTTTACCCGGCTTTGTCGATTTGCACATTCATGCCCCGCAGTGGGCACAAGCCGGAACAGCATTGGATATCCCGCTCTACGATTGGTTAAACACCTATACCTTTCCGATTGAGTCGAAGTTTTCCGATCTAGCTTTTGCAAAAAAGGTCTATCATGATGTCGTCAGTACTCTAATCGCAAACGGAACAACGACTGCGCTTTACTTTGCCACGGTGCATAAAGAAGCAAGTTTAGTGCTTGCTGAAATTTGCGCCGAAAAAGGACAGCGCGGATTAATTGGAAAAGTCGTGATGGACAACCCTGATCAAACTCCGGACTATTATCGGGATGCGGATACGCAAACGGCACTAGCCGATACGGAGGAATTTATTGTAGCTGTCAAAGAATTAGCAAAGCGGACGAAACAGGGCGTTTTTCCTGTTGTAACGCCGCGCTTCATTCCAAGCTGTACCGACGAGGCATTAAAAGGATTAGGGGAATTAGCGGCGAAGTATGACACATATGTCCAATCCCATTGCAGCGAAAGTGATTGGGAGCATGGTTATGTGCAGGAGCGTTTCCAGAAAAATGATGCCTTTGCCTTACATGATTTTGGCCTATTACGTGAAAAGTCGGTCATGGCTCATTGTAATTTCTTAAATGACCATGACGCCGCTTTATTTGCAGAAACCGGGACTGCTGTTTGCCATTGTCCGATATCCAATGCCTATTTTGCCAACAGCGTCATTCCCATCGCCCGTTTGCAGGAAAAAGGTGTGGAAATTGGTCTGGGTTCCGATATTTCCGGCGGTTTTTCACCGAGTCTTTTCGATAATGTAAGGCAAGCGGTGATCTCATCGAGGATGTTAGAGGATGGCGTTAACACCTCCCTTCCAGCTGAAAAACGCGGGGTGCCCAATTCCCGCATTACACTGAATGAAGCATTTTATTTCGCAACTGCGGGCGGCGGCGAAAGTGTAAGCCTGCCGATTGGCCGGATCGCAGAAAACTATGCTTGGGATGTACAAATCATTGATACCAGCGTTCCGACTGCTAGACTGCCACTTTATAATCCTATGGAAAATTTACATGATGTTTTTCAAAAAATCATGTATCTGGCGCGGCCGGAAAACATTCGAGAGGTATGGGTCCAGGGAGAAAAGGTGCATTCGCGAATATAA